The Streptomyces kanamyceticus genome window below encodes:
- the pstS gene encoding phosphate ABC transporter substrate-binding protein PstS — translation MKLQRKNRLRALSLGAIAVSSALALTACGSDDTGGSGNGGKETNAANIKCNDAKGQLAASGSSAQKNAIDAWRKVYSTNCKDVQLNYNPTGSGAGITAFLQGQTAFAGSDSPLKPEEIAKSKTVCKDSQAIDLPMVGGPIAIGYNVPGVDNLVLDAKTLADIFNDKIKTWDDKAIKKLNPDAKLPSTKVQAFHRSDESGTTDNLTKYLKGAAPAAWPHEPGKSWVPKGGQSANGSSGVASQVKQTAGAISYFELSYAGDGIKTVDLKTDAKDPVKATVDNSSKAISEAKVVGKGKDLALELNYKPTAEGAYPITLVTYEIACEKGNKADTLAATKSFLTYIASEDGQKVLKDNDYAPIPDEIITKVRSTVASLS, via the coding sequence GTGAAGCTTCAGCGCAAGAACCGGCTCCGCGCCCTCTCCCTCGGCGCCATCGCCGTCTCCAGCGCCCTGGCCCTCACGGCGTGCGGCTCGGACGACACGGGCGGCTCGGGCAACGGCGGCAAGGAGACCAACGCCGCCAACATCAAGTGCAACGACGCCAAGGGCCAGCTCGCGGCCTCCGGCTCGTCCGCGCAGAAGAACGCGATCGACGCCTGGCGGAAGGTCTACTCGACCAACTGCAAGGACGTTCAGCTGAACTACAACCCGACCGGTTCGGGTGCAGGCATCACCGCGTTCCTCCAGGGCCAGACCGCGTTCGCCGGTTCCGACTCGCCGCTGAAGCCCGAGGAGATCGCGAAGTCGAAGACGGTCTGCAAGGACAGCCAGGCCATCGACCTGCCGATGGTCGGCGGCCCGATCGCCATCGGCTACAACGTCCCCGGCGTGGACAACCTCGTCCTGGACGCCAAGACCCTGGCCGACATCTTCAACGACAAGATCAAGACCTGGGACGACAAGGCGATCAAGAAGCTCAACCCCGACGCCAAGCTCCCCAGCACCAAGGTCCAGGCGTTCCACCGCTCCGACGAGTCGGGCACCACGGACAACCTCACCAAGTACCTGAAGGGCGCCGCCCCCGCCGCCTGGCCGCACGAGCCGGGCAAGTCGTGGGTCCCCAAGGGCGGCCAGTCCGCGAACGGCTCCTCCGGTGTCGCGAGCCAGGTCAAGCAGACCGCGGGCGCCATCTCGTACTTCGAGCTCTCCTACGCCGGTGACGGCATCAAGACCGTCGACCTGAAGACGGACGCCAAGGACCCGGTCAAGGCCACCGTCGACAACTCCTCCAAGGCCATCTCCGAGGCCAAGGTCGTCGGCAAGGGCAAGGACCTCGCGCTTGAGCTGAACTACAAGCCCACCGCCGAGGGCGCCTACCCGATCACGCTGGTGACGTACGAGATCGCCTGCGAGAAGGGCAACAAGGCCGACACGCTCGCCGCCACCAAGTCCTTCCTGACCTACATCGCCAGCGAGGACGGCCAGAAGGTCCTCAAGGACAACGACTACGCGCCGATCCCCGACGAGATCATCACCAAGGTTCGCTCCACCGTCGCGAGCCTGAGCTAG
- a CDS encoding CHAD domain-containing protein → MAQQHREMTGTDTAGALLAAHLNAQATEFLRSLRLHRESTTDAQGAEESLEAARALRRAARRIGATLHTFRPLLDPEWASSLRPELAWLSGTLAQEHAYATRLDRLLESLHRLSGQPTVPVPAVGNRAAGRHGWAQPPVQSTETETSAPRGLTVGAAKAAALLERQLTLAKTRAHSTALQAFGSSRFHAVADNVAVLASEVPLTSTSEDLKPLAAQAESDLTEAVSALPLGQAGHPYNAGALVHGLASDTAPDAQDAPWLKVRSLLRLHRYAEEVLLGHATLEPRIADASHALNVHREAAAAAAAAAQAARTPRIAPATAYALGVLHADQRHEVEAARFAFQQAWLHEAVSTR, encoded by the coding sequence GTGGCACAGCAACACCGTGAGATGACGGGTACGGACACGGCGGGCGCGCTGCTCGCCGCGCACCTCAACGCCCAGGCGACGGAATTCCTCCGCTCGCTGCGGCTGCACCGCGAGTCCACGACGGACGCGCAGGGCGCCGAGGAGTCCCTGGAGGCGGCCCGCGCCCTGCGCAGGGCGGCCCGCCGCATCGGCGCCACCCTGCACACGTTCCGCCCCCTCCTCGACCCGGAGTGGGCGTCCTCCCTGCGCCCCGAACTGGCCTGGCTGTCGGGCACGCTGGCCCAGGAACACGCGTACGCAACGCGCCTGGACCGCCTCCTGGAATCCCTCCACCGCCTGTCGGGCCAACCGACGGTGCCGGTCCCTGCTGTGGGCAATCGTGCCGCTGGGCGGCACGGGTGGGCACAGCCCCCGGTTCAGAGCACCGAGACGGAGACAAGCGCGCCTCGCGGGCTAACCGTCGGCGCAGCCAAAGCCGCAGCGCTGCTGGAACGCCAGCTCACCTTGGCGAAGACAAGGGCCCACTCCACCGCCCTACAAGCCTTCGGCTCCTCCCGCTTCCACGCAGTCGCGGACAACGTGGCCGTCCTGGCCAGCGAGGTCCCCCTGACCAGCACGTCGGAAGACCTCAAGCCCCTCGCGGCCCAAGCGGAATCCGACCTCACCGAGGCGGTCTCCGCCCTCCCCCTGGGCCAGGCGGGCCACCCGTACAACGCGGGCGCCCTCGTCCACGGCCTCGCGTCCGACACCGCCCCCGACGCCCAGGACGCCCCCTGGCTGAAGGTCCGCTCCCTGCTGCGCCTGCACAGGTACGCCGAGGAGGTCCTCCTGGGCCACGCGACCCTGGAGCCCCGCATCGCGGACGCGAGCCACGCCCTGAACGTCCACCGCGAGGCCGCCGCGGCCGCGGCCGCCGCCGCGCAGGCCGCCCGTACCCCCCGCATCGCCCCGGCCACGGCGTACGCGCTCGGCGTGCTCCACGCCGACCAGCGCCACGAGGTCGAGGCCGCGCGGTTCGCGTTCCAGCAGGCATGGCTCCACGAGGCGGTGAGTACACGGTGA
- a CDS encoding inorganic phosphate transporter, with amino-acid sequence MDTFALVVTIGVALGFTYTNGFHDSANAIATSVSTRALTPRAALAMAAVMNLAGAFMGSGVAKTVSEGIIETPHGDKGMWILFAALIGAIVWNLVTWYFGLPSSSSHALFGGMVGAALAGGIGVIWSGVIDKIVIPMFLSPVVGLVAGYLVMCAIMWMFRKSNPHKAKRGFRIAQTVSAAGMALGHGLQDAQKTMGIVVMALVISDVQSADAPIPIWVKIACALMLSAGTYAGGWRIMRTLGRKIIELDPPQGFAAETTGAGIMFTTAFMFHAPISTTHVITSAIMGVGATKRVNAVRWGVAKNIILGWFITMPAAALVAAVSFWIVNLAFL; translated from the coding sequence ATGGACACCTTTGCACTGGTCGTGACCATCGGCGTCGCGCTCGGATTTACGTATACGAATGGCTTCCACGACTCCGCGAACGCCATTGCCACATCCGTTTCCACGCGTGCCCTGACGCCACGCGCGGCGCTCGCCATGGCCGCGGTGATGAACCTCGCCGGTGCCTTCATGGGCAGCGGGGTCGCCAAGACCGTGAGCGAGGGGATCATCGAGACCCCGCACGGTGACAAGGGGATGTGGATCCTCTTCGCCGCGCTCATCGGCGCGATCGTGTGGAACCTGGTCACCTGGTACTTCGGGCTGCCCTCCTCCTCGTCGCACGCGCTGTTCGGCGGCATGGTCGGCGCGGCGCTCGCGGGCGGCATCGGGGTCATCTGGTCCGGGGTCATCGACAAGATCGTCATCCCGATGTTCCTGTCCCCGGTGGTCGGCCTCGTCGCCGGTTACCTGGTGATGTGCGCGATCATGTGGATGTTCCGCAAGTCCAACCCGCACAAGGCCAAGCGCGGCTTCCGCATCGCGCAGACCGTCTCCGCGGCCGGTATGGCCCTCGGGCACGGTCTGCAGGACGCGCAGAAGACGATGGGCATCGTGGTGATGGCGCTCGTCATCTCCGACGTGCAGAGCGCCGACGCTCCCATTCCGATCTGGGTCAAGATCGCGTGTGCGCTGATGCTCTCCGCCGGTACGTACGCGGGTGGCTGGCGGATCATGCGGACGCTCGGACGGAAGATCATCGAGCTCGATCCGCCGCAGGGTTTCGCCGCCGAGACGACCGGCGCGGGCATCATGTTCACCACGGCGTTCATGTTCCACGCGCCGATCTCGACGACTCACGTCATCACGTCCGCGATCATGGGTGTGGGGGCCACGAAGCGCGTGAACGCGGTGCGGTGGGGCGTTGCCAAGAACATCATCTTGGGGTGGTTCATCACGATGCCTGCGGCTGCCTTGGTCGCAGCGGTTAGCTTCTGGATCGTTAACCTCGCGTTCCTGTAG
- the pstC gene encoding phosphate ABC transporter permease subunit PstC: protein MDIPSNTTSPLPVDDAKRTDSTSKAPARGTTRAGDRIFLGLSRGSGIAVLVIMGAIAAFLAYRTALALADNTGNFLTTFEWDPAGITTGGKPYFGIAVLVFGTVVSSIIALVIAVPVAIGIALFISHYAPRKLAAPIAYVIDLLAAVPSIVYGLWGALVVAPNLTGLYSWLDDYFGWTGIFEYQGGAPRSLMTVGILLAIMILPIITNVSREVFLQVPKMHEEAALALGATRWEVIRMSVLPFGRSGIISASMLGLGRALGETIAVATVLSPTFVIQASVLDYGGGTFAQNIASKFNEATEYGQDALIASGLVLFVITLLVNGAARLIIARRKEYSGANA, encoded by the coding sequence ATGGACATACCAAGCAATACGACCTCACCCCTCCCCGTGGACGACGCGAAGCGGACGGACTCCACGAGCAAGGCCCCGGCCCGCGGCACCACCCGCGCCGGCGACCGGATCTTCCTCGGACTCTCGCGCGGCTCCGGCATCGCGGTCCTCGTCATCATGGGCGCCATCGCCGCGTTCCTGGCGTACCGCACGGCCCTGGCCCTCGCCGACAACACGGGCAACTTCCTCACCACCTTCGAGTGGGACCCGGCCGGTATCACCACCGGTGGCAAGCCGTACTTCGGCATCGCCGTCCTGGTCTTCGGCACCGTGGTGAGCTCGATCATCGCCCTCGTGATCGCGGTCCCCGTCGCCATCGGCATCGCGCTCTTCATCTCGCACTACGCGCCGCGCAAGCTGGCCGCCCCCATCGCCTACGTGATCGACCTGCTGGCCGCCGTGCCCTCGATCGTGTACGGCCTGTGGGGTGCCCTCGTGGTCGCCCCCAATCTCACCGGCCTCTACAGCTGGCTCGACGACTACTTCGGCTGGACCGGCATCTTCGAGTACCAGGGCGGCGCCCCGCGCTCCCTGATGACCGTCGGCATCCTCCTCGCGATCATGATCCTGCCGATCATCACGAACGTCAGCCGCGAGGTCTTCCTCCAGGTCCCGAAGATGCACGAGGAGGCCGCGCTGGCCCTCGGCGCCACGCGCTGGGAGGTCATCCGCATGTCGGTGCTGCCCTTCGGCCGCTCCGGCATCATCTCCGCCTCGATGCTGGGCCTGGGCCGCGCGCTCGGCGAGACGATCGCCGTCGCCACCGTGCTCTCCCCGACCTTCGTGATCCAGGCCTCCGTGCTCGACTACGGCGGCGGCACGTTCGCGCAGAACATCGCCAGCAAGTTCAACGAGGCCACGGAGTACGGCCAGGACGCGCTCATCGCCTCCGGCCTGGTCCTGTTCGTCATCACGCTGCTGGTCAACGGCGCCGCCCGCCTGATCATCGCGCGCCGCAAGGAGTACTCGGGGGCCAACGCATGA
- the pstA gene encoding phosphate ABC transporter permease PstA: MTTTTPTPPNPLAKRPSTLKAASLPRWSPAAVALGSAAVAIGIGAGAGLDSRIQWGLIAALLFLAGSYVLAVTVEGARQARDRLATSLVWVMFLLAVVPLASLIYETVKRGIKVFDGYFLTHSMGVVTDEETGGGIYHAIIGTLEQVLLASVIAVPIGLLTAVYLVEYGRGKLAKTVTFFVDVMTGIPSIVAGLFVLSFWILILGFKPSGWAGAMALAILMMPVIVRSTEEMLKLVPNELREASLALGVPKWRTILKVVLPTAIGGITTGVMLSVARIAGETAPVLLLVWVNPVINTNPFEGSQGSLPLYIYQQYAAGTDASINRAWAAALALIGFIMILNMAARGVARWKAPKTGR; the protein is encoded by the coding sequence ATGACCACCACGACACCCACCCCGCCCAACCCGCTCGCCAAGCGTCCCTCGACGCTCAAGGCCGCCAGCCTCCCGCGCTGGTCCCCCGCCGCCGTCGCGCTCGGCTCGGCAGCCGTCGCCATCGGCATCGGCGCGGGCGCGGGCCTGGACAGCCGCATCCAGTGGGGCCTGATCGCCGCCCTCCTCTTCCTCGCCGGGTCGTACGTCCTCGCGGTGACCGTCGAGGGCGCCCGGCAGGCCAGGGACCGCCTCGCCACCTCGCTGGTGTGGGTCATGTTCCTGCTCGCCGTCGTCCCGCTGGCCTCGCTGATCTACGAGACCGTCAAGCGCGGCATCAAGGTCTTCGACGGGTACTTCCTGACCCACTCGATGGGCGTCGTCACCGACGAGGAGACCGGCGGCGGCATCTACCACGCGATCATCGGCACCCTGGAGCAGGTGCTCCTGGCCTCCGTGATCGCCGTGCCGATCGGCCTGCTCACCGCGGTCTACCTCGTCGAGTACGGCCGCGGGAAGCTCGCCAAGACCGTCACGTTCTTCGTCGACGTCATGACCGGCATCCCCTCGATCGTCGCGGGCCTGTTCGTCCTCAGCTTCTGGATCCTGATCCTCGGCTTCAAGCCCTCCGGCTGGGCCGGTGCCATGGCACTCGCCATCCTGATGATGCCGGTGATCGTGCGCTCCACCGAGGAGATGCTGAAGCTCGTCCCGAACGAGCTGCGCGAGGCCTCCCTCGCCCTCGGCGTCCCGAAGTGGCGGACCATCCTCAAGGTCGTCCTGCCCACCGCGATCGGCGGCATCACCACGGGCGTCATGCTCTCGGTCGCCCGCATCGCCGGTGAGACCGCGCCGGTCCTGCTCCTGGTCTGGGTGAACCCCGTGATCAACACGAACCCGTTCGAGGGCTCGCAGGGCTCGCTGCCGCTGTACATCTACCAGCAGTACGCGGCGGGCACCGACGCCTCGATCAACCGCGCCTGGGCGGCGGCCCTCGCCCTCATCGGCTTCATCATGATCCTCAACATGGCGGCCCGCGGCGTAGCCCGCTGGAAGGCCCCCAAGACGGGCCGCTAG
- a CDS encoding FAD-binding oxidoreductase, with the protein MERRTFIGTTAATLAAATITSCSGTGSGGSGTGGSEGGGIASRSGGGSSTPIRTSSAAASSPATLKALAKDLDGTLVGPGEAKWAAARQLYNTRFDDLKPTAVAYVAHPDDIRTALSYARAHRTPVAIRNGGHSYAGWSSGTGRLIIDVSKLSKIRASGNSATIGGGAKLIDVYRSLAAKGVTIPAGSCPTVGISGLTLGGGHGVVSRAYGLTCDSLTSATLITADGKQLTASKSEHKDLFWALRGAGNGNFGVVTELTYRTHAAPQGVSAYMTWRWSKAAAVIKAWQEWGPTQPDEIWSSLHLANTPGGTPTISVACFSLGTYGELQNAVDRLADKIGAPARSVSLKRRTYEESMEVYAGCSSFAADAQCHLPGATPGRSPQGALNRETYAASSDFFDRSLSASGIRALLSQVENVTGASAGSIALTALGGAINRVDPTATAFVHRRSRMLAQYIASWRAGTSGKPAQAWLKKAHGAMGRYASGAAYQNYTDATLTNWRAAYYGDAAPRLKNLKKQYDPTRFFDFPQAL; encoded by the coding sequence ATGGAACGGCGTACGTTCATAGGGACAACGGCGGCCACGCTGGCCGCGGCCACGATCACGAGCTGCAGCGGCACCGGTAGCGGCGGCTCAGGCACCGGCGGGAGCGAAGGCGGCGGCATCGCGTCCCGCAGCGGCGGTGGCAGCAGCACCCCGATCAGAACCTCCAGCGCGGCGGCGTCCTCCCCCGCGACCCTCAAGGCCCTGGCCAAGGACCTGGACGGCACGCTCGTGGGTCCCGGCGAGGCCAAGTGGGCGGCGGCCCGCCAGCTGTACAACACGCGCTTCGACGACTTGAAGCCCACCGCCGTCGCCTACGTCGCGCACCCGGACGACATCCGCACCGCCCTCTCGTACGCCCGCGCGCACCGCACCCCGGTCGCGATCCGCAACGGCGGCCACTCGTACGCGGGCTGGTCCTCCGGCACCGGCCGGCTGATCATCGACGTATCGAAGCTGAGCAAGATACGGGCGAGCGGAAACAGCGCGACCATCGGCGGCGGCGCCAAGCTCATCGACGTCTACCGCTCGCTCGCCGCGAAGGGCGTGACGATCCCCGCGGGCTCCTGCCCGACCGTCGGCATCTCCGGGCTCACCCTCGGCGGCGGCCACGGCGTGGTCTCCCGGGCGTACGGCCTGACCTGCGACAGCCTCACCTCCGCGACCCTCATCACGGCGGACGGCAAGCAGCTCACGGCCTCCAAGTCCGAGCACAAGGACCTCTTCTGGGCGCTGCGCGGCGCGGGCAACGGCAACTTCGGCGTCGTCACCGAGCTGACCTACCGCACGCACGCCGCGCCCCAGGGCGTCTCGGCGTACATGACGTGGCGCTGGTCGAAGGCGGCCGCGGTCATCAAGGCGTGGCAGGAATGGGGTCCGACCCAGCCCGACGAGATCTGGTCCTCCCTCCACCTGGCGAACACCCCCGGCGGCACGCCCACCATCTCCGTGGCCTGCTTCTCCCTCGGCACGTACGGCGAGCTCCAGAACGCCGTCGACCGCCTCGCCGACAAGATCGGCGCCCCCGCGCGCAGCGTCTCCTTGAAGCGTCGTACGTACGAGGAGTCGATGGAGGTCTACGCGGGCTGCTCCTCCTTCGCCGCCGACGCCCAGTGCCACCTGCCGGGTGCGACACCGGGCCGCAGCCCGCAGGGCGCCCTCAACCGCGAGACGTACGCGGCCAGTTCCGACTTCTTCGACCGCTCCCTCTCCGCGTCCGGCATCCGCGCGCTCCTCTCACAGGTCGAGAACGTGACGGGCGCGAGCGCGGGCAGCATCGCGCTCACCGCGCTCGGCGGCGCCATCAACCGCGTCGACCCGACGGCGACGGCCTTCGTCCACCGCCGCTCGCGGATGCTCGCGCAGTACATCGCCTCGTGGCGAGCGGGCACCTCGGGCAAGCCCGCGCAGGCGTGGCTGAAAAAGGCGCATGGGGCGATGGGGCGCTACGCGTCGGGAGCGGCGTACCAGAACTACACGGACGCGACGCTGACGAACTGGCGCGCGGCGTACTACGGGGACGCGGCCCCCCGCCTGAAGAACCTCAAGAAGCAGTACGACCCGACCCGCTTCTTCGACTTCCCCCAGGCGCTGTAG
- the pstB gene encoding phosphate ABC transporter ATP-binding protein PstB: protein MAKRIDVSGLTAFYGSHKAIDDISMTVEPRSVTAFIGPSGCGKSTFLRTLNRMHEVTPGGRVEGKVLLDDEDLYGNGVDPVAVRRTIGMVFQRPNPFPTMSIFDNVAAGLKLNGSYKKSELNDVVEKSLKGANLWNEVKDRLNKPGSGLSGGQQQRLCIARAIAVEPQVLLMDEPCSALDPISTLAIEDLIGELKERFTIVIVTHNMQQAARVSDRTAFFNLSAVGQPGKLVEIDDTERIFSNPSVQATEDYISGRFG, encoded by the coding sequence ATGGCCAAGCGAATCGACGTATCGGGCCTGACCGCCTTCTACGGTTCCCACAAGGCGATCGACGACATCTCCATGACCGTCGAGCCGCGCTCGGTGACGGCCTTCATCGGCCCGTCCGGCTGCGGCAAGTCCACGTTCCTGCGCACCCTGAACCGCATGCACGAGGTCACCCCCGGCGGCCGCGTCGAGGGCAAGGTGCTCCTGGACGACGAGGACCTGTACGGCAACGGCGTGGACCCGGTGGCCGTGCGCCGCACGATCGGCATGGTCTTCCAGCGCCCCAACCCGTTCCCCACGATGTCGATCTTCGACAACGTCGCCGCGGGCCTCAAGCTCAACGGCTCGTACAAGAAGTCCGAGCTCAACGACGTCGTCGAGAAGTCCCTCAAGGGCGCGAACCTCTGGAACGAGGTCAAGGACCGCCTGAACAAGCCGGGCTCGGGCCTCTCCGGCGGCCAGCAGCAGCGCCTGTGCATCGCCCGCGCGATCGCGGTCGAGCCCCAGGTGCTCCTGATGGACGAGCCCTGCTCGGCCCTGGACCCGATCTCCACCCTCGCCATCGAGGACCTGATCGGTGAGCTCAAGGAGCGCTTCACGATCGTCATCGTGACGCACAACATGCAGCAGGCCGCCCGCGTCTCGGACCGCACGGCCTTCTTCAACCTCTCCGCGGTCGGCCAGCCCGGCAAGCTCGTCGAGATCGACGACACCGAGCGGATCTTCTCCAACCCGTCGGTCCAGGCCACCGAGGACTACATCTCGGGCCGCTTCGGCTGA
- a CDS encoding NUDIX hydrolase codes for MAPRGGEYTVTYKEDVVRAAGCVLWRRSPVDGGLEICLVHRPKYDDWSHPKGKLKRSEEPLAGALREVEEETGFRCAPGASLPTVRYLAQGRPKEVTYWAAEATTGHFTPNREVDRIIWLPPVAARNRLTQLRDRQLVDALLSTLNLA; via the coding sequence ATGGCTCCACGAGGCGGTGAGTACACGGTGACGTACAAGGAAGACGTCGTCCGGGCGGCGGGCTGCGTCCTGTGGCGCCGCTCCCCCGTCGACGGGGGCCTGGAGATCTGTCTGGTCCACCGGCCCAAGTACGACGACTGGTCGCACCCCAAAGGCAAGCTGAAGCGCTCCGAGGAGCCGCTCGCGGGCGCCCTGCGCGAGGTCGAGGAGGAGACGGGCTTCCGCTGCGCTCCGGGCGCCTCCCTGCCCACGGTCCGCTACCTCGCCCAGGGCCGCCCCAAGGAAGTCACCTACTGGGCCGCCGAGGCCACCACCGGCCATTTCACGCCCAATCGCGAGGTCGACCGCATCATCTGGCTGCCTCCTGTCGCGGCCCGCAACCGGCTCACGCAGCTCCGCGACCGGCAGCTCGTCGACGCCCTGCTCAGCACACTTAACTTGGCGTAG
- a CDS encoding metal-sensitive transcriptional regulator, translating to MTTTEAADTAVPTAETPEASSEPGHAVHGYHKQKDEHLKRLRRIEGQIRGLQRMVEEDVYCIDILTQVSASTKALQSFALQLLEEHLRHCVADAAVKGGAEIDAKVEEATKAIARMMRT from the coding sequence ATGACGACCACCGAAGCGGCCGACACGGCCGTGCCGACCGCGGAGACGCCCGAAGCGTCCTCCGAGCCCGGCCACGCGGTGCACGGCTACCACAAGCAGAAGGACGAGCACCTCAAGCGACTGCGCCGCATCGAAGGCCAGATCCGCGGCCTGCAGCGCATGGTCGAAGAGGACGTGTACTGCATCGACATACTTACCCAGGTCTCGGCGAGCACAAAGGCTCTCCAGTCCTTCGCCCTCCAGCTCCTGGAGGAACACCTGCGCCACTGCGTCGCCGACGCGGCGGTCAAGGGCGGCGCGGAAATCGACGCGAAGGTGGAGGAAGCGACGAAGGCGATCGCCCGCATGATGCGGACGTAG
- a CDS encoding DUF47 domain-containing protein, which translates to MRFRLTPRETSFYDMFAASADNIVTGSKLLMELLGADSSARAEIAERMRAAEHAGDDATHAIFHQLNSSFITPFDREDIYNLASCLDDIMDFMEEAVDLVVLYQVEELPKGVEQQIEVLSRAAELTAEAMPNLRTMDNLTEYWIEVNRLENQADQIHRKLLAHLFNGKYDAMEVLKLKQIVDVLEEAADAFEHVANTVETIAVKES; encoded by the coding sequence GTGCGCTTTCGTCTGACCCCCAGGGAGACGAGCTTCTACGACATGTTCGCCGCATCCGCGGACAACATCGTCACGGGCTCCAAGCTCCTCATGGAACTGCTCGGAGCGGACTCCTCCGCCCGGGCCGAGATCGCAGAGCGTATGCGGGCCGCGGAACACGCGGGAGACGACGCGACGCATGCGATCTTCCACCAGCTGAACTCTTCCTTCATCACGCCGTTCGACCGCGAGGACATCTACAACCTCGCGTCGTGCCTCGACGACATCATGGACTTCATGGAGGAGGCCGTCGACCTGGTCGTCCTTTATCAGGTCGAGGAACTTCCCAAGGGCGTCGAGCAGCAGATCGAGGTCCTCTCGCGGGCCGCCGAACTCACCGCCGAGGCCATGCCGAACCTTCGGACCATGGACAACCTCACCGAGTACTGGATCGAGGTGAATCGTCTGGAGAACCAGGCCGATCAGATTCACCGCAAGCTGCTCGCGCACCTCTTCAACGGCAAGTACGACGCCATGGAGGTGCTGAAGCTCAAGCAGATCGTGGATGTGCTGGAAGAGGCGGCCGACGCGTTCGAGCACGTCGCCAACACCGTGGAGACCATCGCGGTCAAGGAGTCCTGA